One genomic region from Saprospiraceae bacterium encodes:
- a CDS encoding ScyD/ScyE family protein: MKKFLFMMLLAFSSQFLLAQLSVLSDSLNAPIGVYADPWGNKWVTESGSGMDDGSVTVITKSGKKHIAFFGLPSKLNVEAGEIVGAWRVIPMTNAKMAVLIGGNPMLGENFGKLLFFDMAGFVPGTSAPRTIADTTHSFNVGAFGLATSTNNDSDPFSAAQDPDGNWYIADAGANSILRVSKNGKIMSVLARFAAIPNPTPVGPPFIDPVPTGIAALPQYEGFLVTTLTGFPFLTGKASIYHVHLDGTVTPWATGLTLLTDIAIDKSRQVYVNQFGTFNLASGFNFGSGQVIRLRNGKVIDTVAASYGPGSGLALYQDRKLFVTSLFTGQLLGGDIASAGTMSPADFTSLEARDRNEDFSISTFPNPAQDVLQIKWKPIQQPIKMHLTDISGKVVWQQQNVDGVQGFKSVNVSRLIPGTYILTHASAQGTFNQKINILR; the protein is encoded by the coding sequence ATGAAAAAATTTTTATTCATGATGTTATTGGCTTTTTCAAGTCAATTTTTGCTAGCACAACTGTCTGTACTCTCCGATTCTTTGAATGCCCCGATCGGGGTGTATGCCGACCCCTGGGGTAATAAGTGGGTGACAGAGTCAGGATCAGGGATGGATGATGGTTCGGTCACAGTCATTACCAAATCGGGGAAAAAACACATAGCATTTTTCGGTTTGCCCTCTAAGCTCAATGTGGAAGCTGGAGAAATAGTAGGGGCATGGAGAGTTATACCAATGACAAATGCAAAGATGGCAGTCCTTATTGGAGGCAATCCTATGCTCGGAGAGAATTTTGGCAAACTACTCTTTTTTGACATGGCAGGGTTTGTACCAGGCACTTCTGCACCTAGGACGATAGCCGATACCACACATTCATTTAATGTAGGCGCTTTTGGCTTGGCGACTTCTACCAATAATGATTCTGATCCATTCTCTGCTGCTCAGGATCCTGATGGCAATTGGTATATAGCTGATGCTGGAGCCAATTCAATCCTTAGAGTCAGTAAAAATGGCAAGATTATGTCAGTACTGGCTCGTTTCGCCGCTATACCTAATCCTACACCGGTAGGTCCTCCTTTTATCGATCCAGTACCTACTGGAATTGCTGCACTACCTCAATACGAAGGATTTTTGGTGACTACTTTGACAGGCTTTCCCTTTTTAACAGGAAAGGCTTCTATATATCACGTGCACCTGGATGGTACTGTGACGCCCTGGGCTACAGGATTGACTCTTTTAACTGATATAGCTATCGACAAAAGCCGGCAAGTATATGTCAATCAGTTTGGTACTTTTAATTTGGCCTCAGGATTTAACTTTGGCTCTGGCCAAGTCATCAGACTTAGAAATGGTAAAGTAATAGACACTGTAGCCGCAAGTTATGGACCTGGGTCGGGTCTGGCCCTCTATCAGGATCGCAAACTGTTTGTGACAAGTTTGTTTACCGGTCAATTATTAGGAGGTGATATCGCTTCAGCAGGAACCATGAGTCCAGCTGATTTTACTTCTTTGGAAGCAAGAGACCGCAATGAAGATTTTTCAATATCTACATTTCCCAATCCTGCCCAGGATGTCTTGCAGATAAAATGGAAACCAATACAGCAACCCATCAAAATGCATTTGACCGATATTAGCGGCAAGGTTGTATGGCAGCAACAAAATGTGGACGGTGTCCAGGGCTTTAAATCCGTCAACGTGTCCCGTTTGATACCAGGTACCTATATCCTGACACACGCGTCTGCGCAAGGCACGTTCAATCAAAAAATTAATATCCTCAGATAA
- a CDS encoding sugar phosphate isomerase/epimerase, with product MTRRDLIKKSALFAAWVDTGFLKTIGGPHKSLLQIGACDWSIGKSADVSGVELAHQIGLDGIQVNLGNVANNLHLRDPQVQKLYLEASKKFKTKIASIAIGELNNVPYKSDPRTEQWVSDSIDVAQALKVKTILLAFFVKNDLRNDDAGKKEVIRRLKLVAPKAEKAGVTLGLETYLSAEEHMDIIQQVGSSAIKVFYDFRNAADAGYDIIQELKWLGKDNICELHMKENGFLLGQGTMDWTRICETLLNMNYKGDGWMQIEWAMPKGADIVQSYQHNLHFLRSMI from the coding sequence ATGACCAGGAGAGACTTAATCAAAAAATCAGCATTATTTGCAGCATGGGTAGATACCGGTTTCTTAAAAACGATTGGTGGTCCACATAAATCTTTGCTCCAGATCGGTGCCTGCGATTGGTCCATCGGTAAATCAGCCGATGTGTCCGGGGTGGAACTCGCTCATCAAATAGGTCTGGATGGCATCCAGGTCAACCTGGGCAATGTGGCCAATAATCTCCATCTGAGAGATCCTCAAGTTCAAAAGTTATACCTGGAGGCATCCAAAAAATTTAAAACTAAAATTGCCAGTATTGCAATAGGTGAATTAAATAATGTACCCTACAAATCTGACCCACGTACAGAGCAGTGGGTTTCTGACAGTATAGATGTCGCTCAGGCACTAAAAGTAAAAACTATTCTACTCGCTTTTTTTGTAAAAAATGATTTGCGCAACGATGATGCCGGCAAAAAGGAAGTCATCAGAAGATTAAAACTTGTAGCTCCTAAGGCTGAAAAAGCTGGTGTAACCCTTGGATTGGAGACCTATCTTTCCGCCGAAGAACATATGGACATCATCCAACAAGTCGGCTCGTCTGCCATCAAAGTATTTTATGATTTTAGAAATGCCGCTGATGCAGGCTATGATATCATCCAGGAGCTTAAATGGCTGGGAAAAGACAATATCTGCGAATTGCATATGAAGGAAAATGGATTTCTGCTCGGTCAGGGTACCATGGACTGGACCAGGATTTGTGAAACTTTGCTGAACATGAATTATAAAGGGGACGGCTGGATGCAAATAGAATGGGCTATGCCCAAGGGAGCTGATATCGTCCAGAGCTATCAGCACAATCTGCATTTTTTAAGATCAATGATTTAA
- a CDS encoding alpha/beta hydrolase yields MKKAILTLSASILILLPILYLLGPHPAKPTYTLNQENLLVALKDLDSYVAYQEKLYAPIKPGNEARIVWANDTVKSKTPYALIYLHGFSASHEEGNPIHEWMAKRYGMNLYLPRLADHGRISEQPLVKYTAEQTWIDATKALTIGKLLGEKVIILSTSTGGTLSLLLSAHDSSIHAQILMSPNIAVNDSKAWLLNNPWGLHIARQVIGGDYRYAGDSTEPYIKYWNYKYRIEALTELQELIETSMLPATFHAIHQPTLLMYYYKDEQHQDPVVRVDAMLKMYDELATASDKKHKVAMPNVDNHVMGSYIKSHDLESVKKEITEFVEHTLLIKPIDQ; encoded by the coding sequence ATGAAGAAAGCGATTTTGACTTTATCTGCAAGTATATTGATTTTGCTCCCGATACTCTATCTTCTGGGACCACACCCTGCTAAACCTACCTATACCTTAAATCAAGAAAATCTTTTAGTTGCCTTAAAAGACCTTGATAGCTATGTGGCCTATCAGGAAAAACTTTATGCTCCAATAAAACCTGGCAATGAAGCCAGGATCGTTTGGGCCAATGATACAGTCAAATCAAAAACACCTTATGCCCTGATCTATCTCCATGGTTTTTCTGCCTCTCACGAAGAAGGCAATCCTATCCACGAGTGGATGGCTAAGAGATATGGGATGAATTTGTATCTTCCACGACTGGCCGACCATGGCAGAATCTCCGAACAACCTCTGGTTAAATATACCGCAGAACAGACATGGATAGATGCCACCAAAGCTTTGACTATTGGAAAACTTTTAGGCGAAAAAGTTATCATCTTATCTACCTCAACGGGTGGGACTCTATCCTTGTTATTGTCAGCCCATGACTCTTCCATTCATGCACAAATATTGATGTCTCCCAATATTGCAGTCAATGACTCTAAAGCCTGGTTACTCAATAATCCATGGGGCTTACACATCGCCCGACAGGTGATTGGTGGGGATTATAGATATGCTGGAGATTCCACCGAGCCATACATTAAGTATTGGAATTACAAATACAGGATAGAGGCCTTGACTGAACTTCAGGAGTTGATTGAGACCAGTATGTTACCGGCTACCTTTCACGCTATCCATCAACCCACGCTCCTGATGTACTATTATAAAGATGAGCAACACCAGGATCCGGTCGTGAGGGTGGATGCCATGTTAAAGATGTATGATGAATTGGCCACGGCCAGTGATAAAAAACATAAAGTGGCTATGCCAAATGTGGACAATCACGTGATGGGATCTTATATCAAAAGTCATGATCTCGAAAGTGTAAAGAAGGAGATTACTGAGTTTGTCGAGCATACACTTCTAATTAAGCCTATCGATCAATAA
- a CDS encoding Nif3-like dinuclear metal center hexameric protein, producing the protein MTKISDICRNIEQWAPPVYAEAYDNIGLIAGDPSAQVTRILVCLDSTEEVVEEAIRLGCNLVLAHHPIVFRGLKKFNGSNYVERTIIYAIKNDIAIYAAHTNLDNVLSGVNYKIAHLLGLQDHQILSPKPSSGSKEESIGAGVIGLLKESMTCDQFLQHVRVEMKLKMIKHTAAIDRQISRVAVCGGAGSFLIQAALEAGADAFVTADLKYHEYFDAESQIVLLDIGHFESERFTIDLIYDRLKRDFATETVFKTSVNTNPVQYFL; encoded by the coding sequence GTGACAAAAATATCAGATATCTGCAGGAATATAGAGCAATGGGCACCGCCTGTTTATGCCGAAGCCTATGACAATATAGGTTTGATTGCAGGAGATCCTTCAGCCCAAGTCACAAGGATTCTGGTCTGCCTGGACAGTACTGAGGAGGTAGTGGAGGAAGCTATCCGACTAGGTTGTAACCTCGTACTGGCGCACCACCCTATTGTATTCAGAGGCCTAAAGAAATTCAATGGAAGTAATTATGTAGAGCGCACCATCATCTATGCTATCAAAAATGATATAGCGATTTACGCTGCCCATACCAATCTCGATAATGTCCTATCCGGGGTCAACTATAAGATTGCCCATCTCCTGGGTCTACAGGACCATCAAATACTGAGCCCTAAGCCATCATCCGGGTCCAAGGAAGAAAGTATTGGGGCCGGAGTCATAGGCCTACTGAAGGAATCCATGACCTGCGATCAATTTCTTCAGCACGTAAGAGTCGAAATGAAACTCAAAATGATCAAACACACCGCAGCTATAGACAGACAGATATCCAGGGTAGCGGTTTGTGGGGGTGCAGGCAGCTTTTTGATTCAGGCAGCTTTGGAGGCAGGCGCAGATGCTTTTGTTACAGCCGATCTCAAATATCATGAATACTTTGATGCTGAAAGTCAAATAGTCCTGCTGGACATAGGACACTTTGAAAGTGAACGCTTTACGATAGATTTGATCTATGATCGGTTGAAGAGGGATTTTGCTACTGAAACAGTCTTTAAGACCAGTGTCAATACCAACCCGGTACAATATTTTTTATAA
- a CDS encoding pantoate--beta-alanine ligase, producing MLILRTVQDIQFWLTFHSAKGSSIGFVPTMGALHAGHISLIDRAKRENHLTVCSIFVNPTQFNDAKDLEKYPRTLESDSLLLSNAGCDVLFYPSIAEIYPPGLAQVKVDLKGLDLVMEGAHRPGHFEGVVQVVHRLLDIVRPDRLYMGQKDFQQFTIIDHMIKELNLPVQLVVCPISREPHGLAMSSRNERLSTEGRKQAAFIYSTLSKAIDLKNTMKPEQICLQLFDELNQDPFKPEYVDIVGADDLLPIKTWTDSPVVICTAVWLEGIRLIDNIILSLAAKE from the coding sequence ATGCTTATACTCAGAACCGTCCAGGACATTCAATTCTGGCTAACCTTTCATTCAGCCAAAGGTTCATCCATAGGGTTTGTGCCTACGATGGGGGCTTTGCATGCCGGACATATCTCCCTGATAGACCGAGCCAAACGTGAAAATCATCTAACCGTATGCAGCATTTTTGTCAATCCTACACAATTTAATGATGCCAAAGATTTAGAAAAATATCCCCGGACATTGGAATCAGACAGTCTCTTGCTCAGCAATGCCGGTTGCGATGTACTTTTCTACCCATCGATAGCTGAGATCTATCCTCCTGGTTTGGCCCAAGTCAAAGTTGATCTTAAAGGCTTGGATCTGGTGATGGAGGGGGCTCATAGACCTGGACATTTTGAAGGGGTCGTTCAGGTGGTACACCGATTGCTCGACATCGTCCGCCCTGATAGATTATATATGGGGCAGAAAGATTTTCAACAATTCACCATCATAGACCATATGATTAAGGAGCTTAATCTCCCTGTCCAACTGGTAGTCTGCCCGATCAGCAGAGAACCACATGGACTGGCCATGTCATCGAGAAACGAAAGGTTGAGTACCGAGGGTCGTAAACAAGCAGCTTTTATATATTCTACTCTGAGTAAGGCTATCGACCTGAAAAATACAATGAAACCTGAACAAATCTGTTTGCAACTGTTTGATGAATTGAACCAGGACCCTTTCAAGCCGGAATATGTTGATATCGTAGGCGCAGATGATCTTCTACCCATAAAAACATGGACCGATTCTCCAGTGGTGATTTGCACAGCAGTTTGGTTAGAAGGTATCAGATTGATTGATAATATTATATTGTCACTTGCTGCAAAAGAGTAA
- a CDS encoding aspartate 1-decarboxylase produces MLLTIFKSKIHRATVTEANLNYVGSITIDEDLMDAAQIYPGEKLQIVNVNNGERIETYAIKGPRGSGSICLNGAAARKAEVGDVVILISYALMTPEEAKNYTPINIFPDESNRLS; encoded by the coding sequence ATGTTATTAACCATATTTAAATCTAAAATTCACCGGGCCACAGTCACTGAAGCCAACCTTAATTATGTAGGCAGTATCACTATAGATGAGGACCTGATGGATGCTGCCCAAATATATCCAGGCGAAAAACTACAAATCGTCAATGTCAATAATGGTGAAAGGATAGAAACTTATGCTATCAAAGGACCCAGAGGCTCTGGAAGTATCTGCCTCAATGGAGCCGCTGCCAGGAAAGCCGAAGTAGGCGATGTCGTCATACTGATATCTTATGCCTTGATGACTCCGGAAGAGGCTAAAAACTATACACCAATCAATATCTTTCCAGACGAGTCTAATCGACTATCTTAA
- a CDS encoding flippase-like domain-containing protein, which produces MKKNKLYSYLRFVVFLAFGAGLFYYVFHSQEEIYRTQCLQDPNHTGNCSLWSKLFEDIKQLDKILISMVMIGFVLSNVMRARRWVIMLKPLGITAGLWETFWAVHLGYFANLALPRMGELARAGSLARRLHAPLEKVLGTIISDRLIDLLVLVCFLIAGFLLQTQTLYHFLSTQADISVWSLMILSIVGLGSLVFIYFLFKSDRYYHPIIEKIKSKLGGLRDGIVSVLKSNKPIELTLLSLGIWLLYYAMTILGLKAFAPTAGVTLVQGLIVFIIGTLGMVVPTPGGIGPFHFLTMSALGIYGISSLDGFSYANLSFIIVQVITISFFGMIGMIFLSRTKTTSKQVETVL; this is translated from the coding sequence ATGAAAAAAAATAAACTATACTCTTACCTCAGGTTTGTCGTGTTTTTGGCATTTGGGGCTGGTTTGTTTTATTATGTATTTCACAGTCAGGAAGAGATATATCGCACACAATGCCTCCAGGATCCAAATCATACGGGAAACTGCTCGCTTTGGTCCAAATTATTTGAAGACATCAAACAGTTGGACAAAATATTGATTTCCATGGTGATGATTGGTTTTGTGTTGAGCAATGTCATGCGTGCTCGACGCTGGGTGATCATGCTTAAACCGTTGGGCATCACTGCGGGATTATGGGAGACATTTTGGGCGGTGCATCTGGGATATTTTGCTAACCTGGCATTGCCACGAATGGGAGAATTGGCCAGAGCCGGCTCATTAGCCAGGAGGTTACACGCTCCACTGGAAAAAGTGCTGGGCACTATTATCTCCGATCGCTTGATTGATTTGTTGGTACTAGTGTGTTTCTTGATTGCAGGGTTTTTACTGCAGACACAGACACTTTATCATTTTCTGAGCACCCAGGCAGATATTTCAGTATGGTCTTTGATGATCCTCAGTATCGTTGGTTTAGGTAGTTTGGTTTTTATATATTTTTTATTTAAAAGCGATCGGTATTATCACCCGATCATAGAAAAAATAAAAAGCAAACTCGGCGGATTGAGAGATGGCATAGTGAGTGTCCTCAAAAGCAATAAGCCGATTGAGCTCACCTTGCTTTCCTTGGGTATATGGCTATTGTATTACGCAATGACTATATTAGGATTGAAAGCTTTTGCACCAACGGCCGGTGTCACTTTGGTACAAGGCCTGATCGTCTTTATTATAGGTACTTTAGGGATGGTCGTCCCAACGCCGGGTGGAATAGGCCCATTTCATTTTTTGACCATGAGTGCTCTGGGGATCTATGGAATTTCTTCTCTTGATGGCTTTTCCTATGCCAATCTGAGTTTTATCATTGTCCAGGTCATCACCATTTCATTTTTTGGAATGATAGGTATGATATTTTTATCCAGGACCAAAACCACCAGTAAACAAGTTGAAACAGTCCTATAA
- the rfaE2 gene encoding D-glycero-beta-D-manno-heptose 1-phosphate adenylyltransferase, translated as MISRDDLQTSLNQWHSQGEKIVFTNGCFDILHYGHIDYLEKAKSLGDRLIVGINSDSSVTKLKGPHRPIQDEYSRQAIMAALSCVDVVILFSEATPLNLIHFVKPDILVKGGDWDLEAIVGSSFVASYGGQVKTIPYIEGYSTTSIERKIKNL; from the coding sequence ATGATAAGTCGGGACGACTTGCAAACATCATTGAATCAATGGCATTCGCAAGGAGAAAAAATCGTCTTTACCAATGGCTGTTTTGATATACTGCATTATGGACATATAGATTATCTCGAAAAAGCAAAATCTCTGGGCGATCGTCTTATCGTAGGAATCAACAGTGATTCGTCGGTGACCAAGCTTAAAGGACCTCACCGACCGATACAGGATGAGTACAGCCGTCAAGCTATTATGGCAGCTTTGTCTTGTGTAGATGTAGTAATCCTATTTAGTGAAGCTACACCATTGAATTTAATCCATTTCGTCAAACCGGATATCCTGGTCAAAGGTGGAGATTGGGATCTGGAAGCTATCGTTGGATCTTCTTTTGTCGCTTCTTATGGCGGTCAGGTAAAAACCATCCCTTATATTGAAGGATATTCAACGACGAGTATAGAGCGTAAAATCAAAAATCTGTGA
- a CDS encoding tetratricopeptide repeat protein yields the protein MQLKLDHAAIILQSQKVLAPDNLAIDFIEDYIDFFKIYITEDKTLFNGLAPREDIRLDRLKKLALDSNPYKLYIQAEINLHWGLLQLKFGNYLNSFNRVKKAYKLLQENQKKFPAFTPNLKSLGIIHALISTIPNEWSWVLKTFTGMSGDMNTARFELEQVMMYGKQNEFLFHEETVIMYGLLVTNFDNDPSSGWNMIQLSKLDPAQSPLISYIYALLAVKNGKTDEAIRYLEKSPHGPAYHPFYLNDFLLGLAKLRRLDSDASIYLKRYVELHHGMHYIKECYQKLAWDALIKGNINGYRQYLGEVKTNGSRLTDEDKQAYREAQQNNPPDITLLKARLLSDGGYLVRAENLLRPQLTALLGVPTYVVEGNYRMGRILHLQKKQELAIPYYLKASELGAKSPAYFACAALLQTGIIYENLNSYKLARYYYEKCLDTNPSEYSAGLHQKAKAGINRLKD from the coding sequence TTGCAGTTAAAACTAGACCATGCCGCTATCATATTACAGTCTCAAAAGGTTCTGGCACCAGACAATCTGGCTATAGACTTTATAGAAGATTACATCGATTTTTTTAAAATCTATATCACCGAAGACAAGACTTTGTTTAATGGTCTAGCCCCAAGAGAAGATATAAGGCTTGATCGGTTAAAAAAACTGGCTTTAGATTCTAACCCATACAAACTCTATATACAAGCTGAGATCAATCTGCATTGGGGACTACTCCAGTTAAAATTTGGCAATTATCTAAATTCTTTTAACAGGGTCAAAAAAGCCTACAAACTACTGCAGGAAAATCAAAAAAAATTTCCGGCATTTACCCCTAACCTCAAAAGCCTGGGTATCATCCATGCGCTGATCTCAACCATCCCCAATGAATGGAGCTGGGTGTTAAAGACATTCACCGGCATGTCAGGAGATATGAATACAGCCCGGTTTGAATTGGAGCAAGTCATGATGTATGGCAAACAAAACGAATTCTTATTCCATGAAGAAACCGTGATTATGTATGGCTTGTTGGTCACCAATTTTGATAATGATCCTTCCTCTGGATGGAATATGATCCAATTGAGCAAATTGGATCCGGCTCAGAGCCCACTGATCAGCTATATCTATGCTTTGTTGGCCGTCAAAAACGGCAAGACCGATGAGGCCATCCGTTATTTAGAAAAAAGCCCTCATGGGCCAGCCTATCATCCTTTTTATTTAAACGATTTTCTACTCGGCTTAGCAAAACTCAGAAGACTGGATTCAGATGCCAGTATATATCTTAAGCGTTATGTAGAACTACATCATGGCATGCATTATATCAAAGAATGCTATCAAAAACTGGCATGGGATGCTTTAATCAAAGGAAATATAAACGGATATAGACAATATTTGGGAGAGGTAAAAACCAATGGGTCGCGACTCACCGATGAAGACAAACAAGCTTATCGCGAAGCTCAGCAAAACAATCCTCCTGATATAACCCTGCTGAAAGCAAGACTACTATCTGATGGTGGTTACCTGGTAAGAGCAGAAAACTTATTGCGTCCTCAGCTCACCGCGTTGTTGGGCGTTCCCACATATGTAGTAGAAGGCAATTATCGTATGGGCCGGATCTTGCATCTTCAAAAAAAGCAGGAATTAGCCATACCTTATTATCTCAAAGCTTCTGAATTGGGAGCAAAATCCCCCGCTTATTTTGCTTGTGCAGCTTTATTACAAACAGGTATTATTTACGAAAACCTCAATTCTTATAAGCTCGCACGTTATTATTATGAAAAATGCCTCGACACCAACCCAAGCGAATATAGTGCAGGACTTCATCAAAAAGCCAAGGCCGGCATCAATAGACTAAAAGACTGA